In the Gemmatimonadaceae bacterium genome, one interval contains:
- a CDS encoding alpha/beta hydrolase has translation MRTRCLVRSTLLPLALALGAALSAALGTPLPAQTPATVSGTDRFHLTAKSTGVTYRIDVSLPPGLDDMKIRPPLFVITDANLAFNTVHEAVTMLGISGEIAPVIVVGVGYPETDGRGYTPAYAASRTRDYTPSDVKAMPGGGGSAAFFSFLEHELVPMLESKYRADTTRRGLGGHSLGGLFATYALLQHPGFFTRYWIGSPSLWWDNLLPFTWLPTTKQGATQPNGRAYVTVGAKESAVMVPPARRLAAELKRSFPALRVGSQVYPDESHGSVVGGAISRALRFLYGDFGRPTVLLSPAARAEYTGDWSSPNVTIRLRPAATGVQMSLTYTGQTITDTLYAASRDTLFSAGGTASQFVALRGAKGRITALKGTLLGATMEYVRGKK, from the coding sequence ATGCGCACCCGCTGCCTCGTCCGCTCCACCCTCCTCCCGCTCGCCCTCGCGCTCGGCGCTGCCCTCAGCGCCGCACTCGGCACTCCCCTCCCCGCCCAAACCCCGGCCACCGTCTCCGGCACCGACCGCTTCCACCTCACGGCAAAGAGCACCGGGGTCACCTATCGCATCGATGTCTCGCTCCCTCCGGGACTCGACGATATGAAGATCCGCCCGCCGCTCTTCGTCATCACCGATGCGAACCTGGCGTTCAATACGGTGCACGAGGCGGTGACGATGCTCGGCATCAGCGGGGAGATCGCGCCGGTGATCGTCGTGGGGGTGGGATACCCGGAGACGGATGGACGCGGCTACACGCCGGCCTACGCCGCCAGCCGCACGCGTGACTACACGCCGAGTGACGTGAAGGCGATGCCGGGGGGCGGTGGGAGCGCGGCCTTCTTCTCATTCCTCGAGCATGAGCTGGTGCCGATGCTGGAATCGAAGTATCGCGCCGACACCACGCGGCGCGGGCTGGGGGGGCATTCGTTAGGCGGGCTGTTCGCCACCTATGCGCTGCTGCAGCATCCGGGATTCTTCACGCGCTACTGGATCGGTTCGCCCTCGCTCTGGTGGGACAACCTGCTCCCGTTCACCTGGCTCCCCACCACGAAGCAGGGGGCGACGCAGCCGAACGGGCGCGCCTATGTCACCGTGGGCGCGAAGGAAAGCGCGGTGATGGTCCCACCCGCGCGGCGGCTGGCGGCGGAGCTCAAGCGTAGCTTCCCGGCGCTCCGCGTGGGGTCGCAGGTGTACCCCGACGAGAGTCACGGCTCGGTGGTGGGCGGGGCGATCAGCCGGGCGCTCCGCTTCCTCTATGGCGACTTCGGACGCCCCACGGTGCTACTTTCGCCAGCTGCAAGAGCGGAGTATACGGGGGATTGGTCGTCGCCAAACGTCACGATCCGCCTCCGCCCCGCGGCGACAGGGGTGCAGATGTCGCTGACCTACACGGGTCAAACGATCACCGACACGCTCTACGCCGCATCGCGCGACACGCTCTTCTCCGCCGGTGGTACCGCGTCGCAGTTTGTCGCCCTGCGCGGCGCGAAGGGACGGATCACCGCACTCAAGGGAACATTGCTCGGCGCAACGATGGAGTACGTGCGGGGGAAGAAGTGA
- a CDS encoding glycosyltransferase family 1 protein, which translates to MRALLLHHPYTYPRFEQDFVDRVAELDEFDVVAADVQALEAGTLAGGDRSIALSHYDAVIVFVAFRRLRTAPTLDWGDFLGLRVLMDHDIIQNYSDIFDATLGGAWPPVFHRHRFDTMVTSGLTIRSRLAGDGIAADWVPKGFEPARFPLHTGRRSGIATYGSAYACRQVAERALRDARIPLKRLDTTPYLQLGAKLNRFLGCLAISSDLEVPPEQRATLARAVARDVPMRPGLEPMAKLFEAAGAGCCPIADAMDDLEALGFRDGETCLTFRSHAELVEKVRGAVADPRSLAAMGAAAAALARAEHTWSHRARTLRDVIARRLQHSSL; encoded by the coding sequence ATGCGAGCACTGCTCCTTCATCATCCCTACACATACCCCCGCTTCGAACAGGACTTCGTCGATCGCGTCGCCGAGCTGGACGAGTTCGATGTCGTTGCGGCTGACGTGCAGGCGCTGGAGGCGGGGACCCTGGCGGGGGGCGATCGGTCGATCGCACTCTCACACTACGACGCGGTCATCGTCTTCGTCGCCTTCCGGCGGCTGCGCACCGCGCCCACGCTGGACTGGGGGGACTTCCTCGGGCTCCGCGTGCTCATGGATCACGACATCATCCAGAACTACAGCGACATCTTCGACGCGACGCTGGGCGGAGCATGGCCACCTGTCTTTCATCGGCACCGCTTCGACACCATGGTGACCTCCGGGCTCACGATCCGCTCGCGCCTTGCAGGTGACGGCATTGCCGCCGACTGGGTGCCCAAGGGGTTCGAGCCGGCGCGCTTTCCCTTGCACACGGGACGGCGTTCCGGCATCGCGACATATGGCAGCGCCTACGCCTGCCGACAGGTGGCGGAACGCGCGCTGCGCGACGCGCGCATCCCGCTCAAGCGCCTCGATACCACGCCGTACTTGCAGCTGGGAGCGAAGCTGAACCGCTTCCTGGGATGCCTGGCGATCTCCTCGGACCTCGAGGTGCCGCCGGAGCAGCGCGCGACGCTGGCGCGCGCCGTGGCGCGCGACGTCCCAATGCGCCCGGGACTGGAACCGATGGCCAAGCTCTTCGAAGCCGCCGGCGCCGGCTGCTGCCCCATCGCCGATGCGATGGACGACCTGGAGGCGCTCGGCTTTCGCGACGGCGAGACGTGCCTCACGTTTCGTTCGCACGCCGAACTCGTCGAGAAGGTGCGGGGCGCGGTTGCTGACCCGCGCTCGCTGGCGGCGATGGGAGCGGCGGCGGCAGCGCTCGCGCGCGCCGAGCACACGTGGTCGCACCGCGCCCGCACGTTGCGCGACGTGATCGCTCGCCGACTGCAACACTCCTCGCTGTAG
- a CDS encoding ABC transporter ATP-binding protein, with product MFDFVRHRLLPIWRLSERQLALVPVVVVLGLTAAALEGLGIGLVIPLLAVVTGTQTIGGSGVATWLRNFAGTMEPSARIAIIALVMFALILLKNLLAALNAALTAHICGQAGHRIRTALAQRLLTADYPFIRDQEPGALMNVFSNESWRAADAVNATLTVLVNACAAVILYGFLLALSWRLALIITVALAFMLLVHGALAKRLRAPSRRVSAESGKLTARMLDIIHAAQLIRLFHSESREQSRFTAASDTLRAGVLRLQVRSAMLVPLSEILFAGVFLVIVVLAWRWGFSFPLVATFMVLLHRLQPYVRNLQASWGQLWGWSGALESVARLLDVTGKPSAPTGSVTQAPLTRAIAFDRVTFSYDSMARTAEVLREASFEIPARQATGFIGRSGAGKTTIVQLLTRLVEPGDGKILVDDIPLSDIDPASWRARIAVASQDLELVSATVFENISYGMPDASPSAVERAARLAEAHDFIAALPQGYDTVIGAGGTRLSAGQRQRIALARAILCEPEVLVLDEATNAVDGVSETAILETIKARSGRSTTLLISHHHRTISVCDRVVVLTDGRVAAQASWASVQHLPMEELYEMGSGA from the coding sequence ATGTTCGACTTCGTTCGACACCGGCTCCTCCCCATCTGGCGACTCTCCGAGCGCCAGCTTGCGCTCGTCCCCGTGGTCGTGGTCCTCGGCCTCACCGCCGCGGCCCTCGAGGGATTGGGCATCGGGCTCGTGATTCCGTTGCTCGCAGTCGTGACGGGGACGCAGACCATCGGCGGGTCGGGAGTGGCCACGTGGCTCCGCAACTTCGCGGGGACGATGGAACCGTCGGCGCGCATCGCGATCATCGCGCTGGTGATGTTCGCGCTCATCCTCCTCAAGAACCTTCTCGCCGCGCTCAACGCCGCACTCACAGCCCACATCTGCGGACAAGCTGGGCATCGCATCCGCACCGCCCTCGCGCAACGCCTGCTCACCGCCGACTACCCGTTCATCCGCGACCAGGAGCCGGGGGCGCTGATGAACGTCTTCTCGAACGAGTCGTGGCGCGCCGCCGACGCCGTGAACGCGACGCTCACCGTCCTCGTGAACGCCTGCGCGGCCGTGATCCTCTACGGCTTCCTGCTGGCGCTGTCGTGGAGGCTGGCGCTGATCATCACGGTGGCGCTGGCCTTCATGCTCCTGGTACACGGCGCACTGGCCAAACGACTGCGTGCGCCCAGCCGGCGGGTGAGCGCCGAGAGCGGAAAGCTCACGGCCCGCATGCTCGACATCATTCATGCCGCGCAGCTCATTCGCCTGTTCCATTCGGAGTCGCGCGAGCAGTCACGTTTCACTGCGGCGTCGGACACGTTGCGCGCCGGCGTGCTGCGCCTGCAGGTGCGCTCCGCCATGCTGGTGCCGCTGAGCGAGATCCTCTTTGCGGGGGTCTTCCTCGTCATCGTCGTGTTGGCGTGGCGCTGGGGGTTCAGCTTTCCCCTTGTAGCCACCTTCATGGTGCTGCTGCATCGCCTGCAACCCTACGTGCGGAACCTCCAGGCAAGCTGGGGGCAACTGTGGGGGTGGAGCGGCGCGCTGGAGTCGGTAGCGCGCCTGCTCGACGTCACGGGGAAGCCGTCGGCGCCGACAGGGAGCGTGACGCAGGCGCCGCTCACGCGGGCAATCGCCTTCGATCGGGTGACCTTCTCCTATGACAGCATGGCGCGTACCGCCGAGGTGCTGCGCGAGGCGAGCTTCGAGATTCCCGCGCGCCAAGCCACCGGCTTCATCGGGCGCTCGGGCGCGGGAAAGACAACCATCGTGCAGCTGCTGACCCGCCTCGTGGAGCCGGGCGACGGGAAGATCCTCGTCGACGACATTCCGCTGAGCGACATCGATCCGGCGAGCTGGCGCGCGCGCATCGCCGTGGCAAGTCAGGACCTGGAGCTGGTGAGTGCGACCGTGTTCGAGAATATCAGTTACGGAATGCCGGACGCGTCGCCATCGGCGGTCGAGCGCGCGGCGCGGCTGGCGGAGGCGCATGACTTCATCGCCGCACTCCCGCAGGGTTACGATACGGTGATTGGTGCTGGCGGGACGCGCCTCTCGGCCGGGCAGCGACAACGCATTGCGCTGGCGCGGGCGATTCTCTGCGAGCCGGAGGTCCTGGTGCTCGACGAGGCGACGAACGCGGTGGATGGTGTTTCGGAGACGGCGATCCTGGAGACGATCAAGGCGCGCTCGGGGCGCTCGACGACGCTCCTCATCAGCCATCATCATCGTACCATCTCCGTCTGCGACCGCGTAGTGGTGCTCACCGACGGGCGCGTGGCGGCGCAGGCGTCCTGGGCGTCGGTGCAGCACCTCCCCATGGAGGAGTTGTACGAGATGGGTTCGGGCGCGTGA
- a CDS encoding glycosyltransferase family 2 protein → MALIAVRNGMRYLPGFLRNVSSQVDGIVALDDGSTDGSAELLSGHESVLELLRNPTDRPAWDEVGNHRALIAAALRHGADWVICVDADERLEEDFRARAERVIVRGRLLGYSAYAVRLRELWDDRGQYRADGIWGRKMVARFFRLRPDHEFDPRELHAHKAPMQGLRNGRFPKADLTIYHLAMLDADDRAARRARYEEADPDNRWQRIGYSYLTDPTGLTLRALPRWRGFVD, encoded by the coding sequence GTGGCCCTGATCGCCGTACGCAACGGGATGCGCTACCTCCCCGGCTTCCTGCGCAACGTGTCGTCGCAGGTAGACGGGATCGTCGCGCTGGACGATGGCTCCACCGATGGATCTGCCGAGCTTTTGTCCGGCCACGAGAGCGTTCTCGAGCTTCTGCGCAACCCGACCGATCGCCCGGCGTGGGATGAAGTTGGCAACCACCGGGCGCTCATTGCAGCTGCGCTGCGCCATGGCGCCGACTGGGTCATCTGCGTAGATGCCGACGAACGCCTCGAGGAGGACTTTCGCGCGCGCGCGGAGCGTGTGATCGTGCGCGGGAGGCTCCTCGGGTACTCGGCGTATGCGGTACGACTGCGCGAGCTGTGGGATGATCGCGGGCAGTACCGTGCGGATGGGATCTGGGGTCGCAAGATGGTGGCGCGCTTCTTTCGCCTGCGCCCCGATCACGAGTTCGACCCCCGCGAGCTGCACGCACACAAGGCACCCATGCAGGGGCTGCGCAACGGGCGCTTTCCCAAAGCCGACCTCACGATCTATCACCTGGCAATGCTGGACGCCGACGATCGCGCGGCGCGCCGTGCGCGATATGAAGAGGCCGATCCCGACAACCGGTGGCAGCGCATCGGCTACTCCTATCTCACCGACCCGACCGGGCTGACGCTACGCGCCCTCCCGCGCTGGCGCGGCTTCGTCGACTGA